In Desulfurobacterium atlanticum, one DNA window encodes the following:
- a CDS encoding histidine phosphatase family protein produces MPKIILVRHGKTVWNAEGRYQGKMDIPLNEEGKEQARRAGEALKDFPVKAVYSSPLKRCFDTASEIAKHHDLEVNTEEGFKEIDHGEWEGLLASEVENKYPELYRLWKEKPSAVKMPGEGGESLQDVYNRAVKAFENVVSKHSDDELIVIVGHDATNKILMCYLLGTDLDKFWAFKQANCGITVLEYNPETKKVVVHVANATGHLGKDIDFEIQKSL; encoded by the coding sequence ATGCCGAAAATAATACTTGTTAGACACGGAAAGACAGTCTGGAATGCAGAAGGCAGGTATCAGGGAAAGATGGATATTCCTTTAAATGAGGAAGGAAAAGAACAGGCAAGAAGAGCAGGAGAAGCTTTAAAGGATTTCCCTGTTAAGGCTGTTTATTCAAGTCCTCTTAAAAGATGTTTTGATACTGCATCTGAGATTGCGAAACATCACGACCTTGAAGTTAATACTGAAGAAGGCTTTAAAGAAATAGACCACGGAGAGTGGGAAGGACTTTTAGCTTCAGAAGTAGAAAATAAGTATCCGGAACTTTACAGATTATGGAAGGAGAAACCTTCTGCAGTTAAAATGCCAGGAGAAGGTGGTGAATCTCTACAGGATGTTTATAATAGGGCTGTAAAAGCCTTTGAAAATGTAGTTTCAAAACATTCAGATGATGAGCTTATTGTAATTGTAGGTCATGATGCAACAAATAAAATTCTTATGTGCTATCTTCTTGGAACAGACCTTGATAAATTCTGGGCTTTTAAACAGGCAAATTGCGGAATAACAGTTCTTGAGTATAATCCTGAAACAAAGAAGGTTGTGGTTCATGTTGCAAATGCTACAGGACATCTTGGGAAAGATATAGATTTTGAAATTCAAAAATCTTTGTAA
- the oadA gene encoding sodium-extruding oxaloacetate decarboxylase subunit alpha, translating into MGRKLQFTDVTLRDAHQSLFATRMKTKDMIDIAPVIDKAGFWSVEMWGGATFDACLRFLREDPWERLKILRKLMPNSKLQMLLRGQNLVGYRHYPDDVVKAFVRKAAENGIDVFRVFDALNDLRNVEVAVETAKECGKIVEGAISYTVSPVHTEDLYIELALQYKEMGVDIITIKDMASLLSPERAYSLVKALKEEVGLPVHIHTHCTSGMAEMAQLKAVEAGADIMDVAISPLASDTSHPCAETMAFVFKGFGYDVPLDKDALSKMAKHFKEVRKHYKKYDMDFKGVDAGVLEHQIPGGMMSNLVNQLKEQGALDKLDEVLKEIPRVREDLGYPPLVTPTSQIVGTQAVLNVLSGERYKMITQETKNYVKGLYGKPPAPIKEEIIKKILGEEQPITCRPADLLEPELEQRRKEIGDLARSEEDVLSYCIFPQVAKEFFEWREKVEKGEIPAISEEDLADTMEEENLCPQPLAPTEFVINVHGESYHVKIAGVGHKTEGKKPYFIKIDGRLEEVVVEPLVEVVPTAGEVEISGGLTSSSKRPKAIKEGDVTSPMPAKVVEIRVEEGQQVKEGDVVAIVEAMKMQNEVHAPISGTVKAIYVKPGDQVNPDEAIMTIE; encoded by the coding sequence ATGGGCAGAAAACTCCAGTTTACAGATGTTACGTTAAGGGATGCTCATCAATCCCTTTTTGCAACCAGGATGAAAACAAAGGATATGATAGATATAGCTCCTGTAATAGACAAAGCAGGTTTCTGGTCTGTTGAAATGTGGGGTGGTGCTACTTTTGATGCCTGTTTGAGATTTTTGAGAGAAGATCCCTGGGAAAGATTGAAAATTTTAAGAAAACTTATGCCAAACTCAAAGCTTCAGATGCTTTTAAGAGGTCAAAATCTTGTAGGATACAGGCACTATCCTGATGATGTTGTGAAAGCTTTTGTAAGAAAAGCTGCAGAAAATGGAATAGATGTTTTCAGGGTTTTTGACGCTCTTAATGATTTGAGAAATGTTGAAGTTGCTGTTGAAACGGCGAAAGAGTGTGGAAAGATAGTTGAAGGAGCTATTTCTTACACAGTTAGCCCTGTTCATACTGAGGATTTATACATAGAGCTTGCTCTTCAATATAAAGAGATGGGCGTTGATATTATCACAATAAAAGATATGGCAAGTTTGCTATCTCCTGAAAGAGCATATTCACTTGTTAAAGCTCTCAAGGAAGAGGTTGGACTACCTGTTCATATTCATACTCACTGCACAAGTGGAATGGCTGAAATGGCACAGCTTAAAGCAGTTGAGGCAGGTGCTGATATTATGGACGTTGCCATTTCTCCCCTTGCTTCTGATACTTCTCATCCGTGTGCTGAGACGATGGCTTTTGTTTTTAAAGGTTTTGGTTATGATGTTCCACTTGATAAAGATGCTCTTTCAAAAATGGCTAAACACTTTAAAGAAGTTAGAAAACACTATAAGAAATATGATATGGACTTTAAAGGTGTTGATGCAGGAGTTCTTGAACATCAAATACCAGGTGGGATGATGTCAAACCTTGTTAACCAGCTAAAAGAGCAGGGAGCCCTTGATAAGCTTGATGAAGTTTTAAAAGAGATTCCAAGAGTCAGAGAAGATTTAGGTTATCCTCCACTTGTAACACCTACCAGCCAGATAGTTGGTACTCAGGCTGTTTTAAATGTTCTGTCAGGTGAAAGGTATAAAATGATTACTCAGGAAACAAAAAATTATGTTAAGGGTCTTTACGGTAAACCTCCAGCTCCTATAAAAGAGGAAATTATCAAGAAGATTTTAGGAGAGGAGCAGCCTATAACATGCAGACCTGCTGATTTACTTGAGCCAGAACTTGAGCAGAGAAGGAAAGAGATAGGAGATCTTGCCAGGTCTGAAGAAGACGTTCTTTCCTACTGTATCTTTCCACAGGTTGCTAAAGAGTTCTTTGAATGGAGAGAGAAAGTTGAAAAAGGAGAGATACCTGCAATTTCTGAAGAGGATCTTGCAGATACGATGGAGGAAGAAAATCTCTGCCCGCAACCTCTTGCACCTACAGAGTTTGTTATCAATGTTCACGGTGAAAGCTACCATGTGAAAATTGCAGGTGTTGGCCACAAAACAGAAGGTAAAAAACCTTACTTTATTAAAATAGATGGAAGACTTGAAGAAGTTGTAGTTGAGCCGCTTGTTGAAGTTGTCCCTACCGCTGGAGAGGTTGAAATAAGCGGTGGGTTGACAAGCAGTTCAAAAAGGCCAAAAGCTATAAAAGAGGGTGATGTAACATCTCCTATGCCTGCAAAAGTTGTTGAAATAAGAGTTGAAGAAGGGCAACAGGTTAAGGAAGGGGATGTTGTTGCTATAGTGGAAGCTATGAAGATGCAGAATGAGGTTCATGCACCTATAAGTGGAACGGTGAAAGCTATATATGTTAAACCTGGTGATCAGGTTAATCCTGATGAAGCTATAATGACAATAGAGTAG
- the accC gene encoding acetyl-CoA carboxylase biotin carboxylase subunit gives MFKKILIANRSEVATRVIRACKELGIKTVAIYSEADVNSLHVKKADEAYMIHGDPVKAYLNYYKIVDIAKRAGADAIHPGYGFLSERPDFADYCRRKGIEFIGPSVEHLKMFGSKLEAKKVMKELGVPVAEGSEKPITDLEEAKELARRIGYPVMIKASHGGGGRGLRVVRNEEELVRQFTTAVAEAEASFGKGEVFIEKYIEEPRHIEIQIVADKHGNVVHLGERDCSMQRRHQKVLEIAPSPVLTKRQREKLGNICVKVAKEIGYYGVGTWEFLMDRYGNFYFMEVNPRLQVEHTITEEVTGIDIVQEQIRIAAGMNLSFSQRNINIYGFAMQFRINAENVARDFAPSPGTITAYYSPGGIGVRIDGVVYKGYKIPPYYDSMIAKLIVWGRNWDEAIRRSRRALDEFVIRGVPTTIPFFKKILNDPEFIHGRFDTSFIDRKIKEFSFVKEPDPEILALALSAAIAAHHGL, from the coding sequence ATGTTTAAAAAAATCTTAATAGCAAACAGAAGTGAGGTTGCCACAAGGGTTATTCGTGCCTGTAAAGAGCTTGGTATTAAAACAGTTGCTATCTATTCTGAAGCTGATGTTAACTCCCTTCACGTTAAAAAAGCTGATGAAGCTTATATGATTCACGGAGATCCTGTAAAAGCTTACCTTAACTACTATAAAATAGTAGATATTGCCAAAAGGGCTGGAGCAGACGCCATCCATCCTGGATATGGATTTCTTTCAGAAAGGCCAGATTTTGCTGATTATTGTCGTAGAAAAGGTATTGAATTTATTGGGCCTTCAGTTGAACATTTGAAAATGTTCGGTAGCAAACTTGAAGCAAAGAAGGTAATGAAAGAATTGGGTGTTCCTGTAGCAGAAGGAAGCGAAAAACCGATTACTGATTTGGAAGAGGCAAAAGAACTTGCCAGAAGAATAGGTTATCCTGTTATGATAAAAGCTTCTCACGGTGGAGGCGGAAGAGGTTTAAGAGTCGTCCGAAATGAAGAGGAGCTTGTAAGACAGTTTACCACTGCTGTTGCAGAAGCCGAAGCTTCATTTGGAAAGGGTGAAGTTTTCATTGAAAAATATATAGAAGAGCCTCGCCACATTGAGATACAGATAGTTGCTGATAAGCATGGTAATGTTGTTCACCTTGGAGAGAGAGACTGTTCTATGCAAAGACGCCACCAGAAGGTTCTTGAAATAGCTCCATCTCCTGTTTTAACTAAAAGGCAGCGAGAGAAACTTGGAAATATATGTGTAAAAGTTGCTAAAGAGATAGGATATTATGGTGTTGGAACGTGGGAATTTCTTATGGATAGATATGGGAATTTCTACTTTATGGAGGTAAATCCAAGGCTTCAGGTTGAGCATACAATTACCGAAGAGGTTACAGGTATTGATATTGTTCAGGAGCAGATAAGAATAGCTGCTGGCATGAATCTCTCTTTTTCTCAGAGAAACATAAATATTTACGGATTTGCGATGCAATTTAGAATAAATGCTGAAAATGTTGCAAGGGATTTTGCTCCTTCACCTGGAACTATTACAGCTTACTACTCTCCCGGTGGTATAGGTGTGAGAATAGACGGAGTTGTTTATAAAGGCTATAAGATTCCTCCTTACTACGATTCTATGATTGCAAAACTTATAGTTTGGGGAAGAAACTGGGATGAGGCTATAAGGCGTTCCCGTAGAGCTCTTGATGAGTTTGTGATAAGAGGTGTCCCTACCACTATTCCATTTTTCAAGAAAATTCTCAACGATCCTGAGTTTATCCATGGCAGGTTTGATACTTCATTTATAGATAGGAAAATCAAAGAGTTTAGTTTTGTTAAAGAGCCTGATCCTGAAATTCTTGCACTGGCTCTTTCTGCAGCTATTGCTGCTCATCACGGACTTTAA
- a CDS encoding phosphatidylglycerophosphatase A family protein, with amino-acid sequence MIDKLWEFIATGCYSGKLPKMPGTWGSIFAAVLIYFFWPDNLLFQGVIVLLTFVLSVLSSHFYSLNLGVKDPDSVVIDEIIGMQIAMLGIKPSLSAVLFALVIFRIIDIMKPPPIKMFEKLPGGFGITVDDMVAGLYTNLLLRLLVWRNYV; translated from the coding sequence ATGATAGATAAACTCTGGGAATTTATTGCTACAGGATGTTACAGCGGAAAACTTCCTAAAATGCCAGGCACCTGGGGGTCCATTTTCGCTGCTGTTCTAATCTATTTTTTCTGGCCAGATAATTTACTATTTCAGGGAGTAATTGTTCTTTTAACTTTTGTATTAAGTGTGCTTTCTTCCCATTTTTATTCTTTAAATCTTGGAGTAAAAGATCCAGATTCTGTTGTTATAGATGAGATAATAGGAATGCAAATAGCAATGCTTGGAATAAAGCCTTCTTTATCTGCGGTGCTTTTTGCCTTGGTAATCTTTAGAATTATTGATATAATGAAACCGCCGCCGATAAAGATGTTTGAAAAATTGCCCGGTGGATTTGGTATCACCGTTGACGATATGGTCGCCGGGCTTTATACCAATCTACTTCTCAGGCTACTTGTCTGGAGGAACTATGTTTAA
- a CDS encoding M16 family metallopeptidase translates to MRVERLDNGAFVVLKSRKDVSSVSVQFWLKTGAVFEDNENRGVAHFLEHMVFNGTRNFLPGEIEKMVENAGGEINAATSYDYTFYYITLPAKHVSLAVKLLKELVFFPVLSQEMVEKEKPIVLEEIARSENNPKTLLWREFLKHLYKKSNYRYPILGFRDTVSSFTDKTVKEFHQKHYHAGNLTVAISGNVDENSLLTLIKKELKEIPSEERNFFVTVDDTTTCKETFVLKHPAVANIHTVVGWRLPGLIQEQNVAPFILLESILSYGRSSILYQEITEKGFAFGVSAGFEEFLGGSSFYIYGITDSSRNGKFKEKLFSILNSFNTEEVFEFAKRKVLKSEIFKREAVELEAEEIGYSMTLLESLEIYESLIEKISSLSFEDFLEETAFIKTSPLIIELIPEDMEVIL, encoded by the coding sequence ATGAGAGTTGAAAGGCTTGATAACGGAGCTTTTGTTGTTTTGAAATCAAGAAAGGATGTTTCTTCAGTTTCGGTGCAGTTCTGGTTGAAAACAGGAGCTGTTTTTGAAGACAATGAAAATCGCGGAGTTGCCCATTTTCTTGAGCACATGGTGTTTAACGGAACAAGAAATTTTCTTCCTGGTGAGATAGAGAAGATGGTTGAAAATGCCGGTGGTGAAATCAATGCGGCAACTTCTTACGATTACACTTTTTACTACATTACTCTTCCTGCAAAACATGTTTCTCTTGCTGTTAAATTATTAAAAGAGCTTGTGTTTTTTCCTGTTCTTTCACAGGAGATGGTTGAGAAAGAGAAGCCTATAGTTCTTGAAGAGATAGCACGTTCTGAAAACAATCCAAAGACGCTTTTATGGAGAGAGTTTCTAAAACATCTTTATAAAAAGTCTAACTACAGGTATCCTATTCTTGGTTTTAGGGATACTGTATCATCTTTTACCGATAAAACGGTTAAAGAGTTTCATCAGAAACACTATCATGCAGGTAATTTAACCGTTGCGATTTCAGGTAATGTTGATGAAAACTCTCTGTTAACATTAATTAAAAAAGAGTTGAAGGAGATTCCGTCTGAAGAAAGAAATTTTTTTGTAACTGTTGATGATACAACCACATGTAAGGAGACTTTTGTTTTAAAGCACCCTGCAGTTGCAAATATCCATACCGTTGTAGGTTGGAGATTGCCGGGATTAATTCAAGAGCAAAATGTGGCTCCGTTTATTCTCCTTGAGTCCATTCTTTCTTACGGCAGAAGCTCAATTCTTTATCAGGAGATTACTGAAAAAGGTTTTGCTTTTGGTGTCAGTGCTGGATTTGAAGAGTTTTTAGGCGGTAGTTCCTTTTATATCTACGGAATAACCGATAGTAGCAGGAATGGAAAGTTTAAAGAGAAACTTTTTTCCATTTTAAACTCCTTTAACACTGAAGAAGTTTTTGAGTTTGCAAAGAGGAAAGTGCTGAAATCGGAAATTTTCAAAAGAGAAGCTGTTGAATTGGAAGCTGAAGAGATTGGATATTCAATGACTCTGCTTGAAAGTCTTGAAATTTATGAAAGTTTAATAGAAAAAATTAGTTCTCTTTCCTTTGAAGATTTTTTAGAGGAGACAGCCTTTATTAAAACATCTCCCCTTATTATTGAACTTATACCTGAAGATATGGAGGTTATATTATGA
- the murD gene encoding UDP-N-acetylmuramoyl-L-alanine--D-glutamate ligase, producing MVVVLGKGKSGKSAGKLLEKLGYNVTYYDDKEKGKLPENPDFVVKSPGIPQSHPTVKFYKEKRIEVIGEVELAGRFLKGKVICITGTNGKTTTTALIYHGLKKLWKKGKVFIGGNYGIPVSEFASETDSDSISVIELSSYQIEDLKNFKCEISVILNITPDHLNRYKDFDEYKRAKLNLIDHTTGKIILNKDDRNLKNLKGNNFLYFSMKEKADIFYEEGFVNIEKMQINANFLPLSGYHNIQNIMASILVVKELGFSVSEFLEAIKDFKGLEHRLEFVKEIGGVKFINDSKSTNIDSLEKALLSFEKVILIAGGKDKGIDFSPLKDLIRNKVKKLIAIGETALMFKSLFENETEIEIKQSLEDAVISAFNSSQHGDVILFSPGCSSFDMFKNFEERGKIFKQIVEEIK from the coding sequence ATGGTTGTTGTTCTTGGAAAAGGCAAAAGCGGTAAATCTGCCGGAAAACTCCTTGAAAAACTCGGTTACAATGTAACCTATTACGACGACAAAGAAAAAGGGAAACTGCCTGAAAATCCAGATTTTGTGGTTAAATCTCCCGGAATTCCTCAGAGCCATCCGACTGTCAAATTTTATAAAGAAAAAAGAATAGAGGTAATAGGAGAAGTTGAACTTGCAGGAAGGTTTTTAAAGGGAAAAGTTATATGTATAACCGGAACAAATGGAAAAACCACAACAACCGCTCTCATCTATCACGGTCTGAAAAAACTCTGGAAAAAAGGGAAAGTTTTTATAGGAGGAAATTACGGAATTCCTGTTTCCGAATTCGCTTCAGAAACAGACAGCGATTCAATTTCTGTAATTGAGCTTTCAAGCTATCAGATTGAGGATTTAAAAAACTTTAAATGTGAAATTTCTGTTATTTTAAACATAACTCCGGACCATCTTAATAGATACAAAGATTTTGATGAATATAAAAGAGCAAAACTAAATCTTATAGACCATACAACGGGAAAAATAATTCTAAACAAAGATGACAGAAATCTTAAGAACCTGAAAGGGAACAACTTTTTATATTTCAGCATGAAGGAAAAAGCCGATATCTTTTACGAAGAAGGTTTTGTAAACATAGAAAAGATGCAGATTAACGCTAACTTTTTGCCTTTATCTGGATACCACAACATACAAAACATTATGGCTTCTATTCTTGTTGTAAAAGAGCTTGGATTTTCTGTTTCTGAATTCTTAGAAGCGATTAAAGACTTTAAAGGACTTGAACACCGGCTTGAATTTGTAAAGGAAATAGGTGGAGTAAAATTTATAAACGATTCAAAATCAACAAATATTGATTCTCTTGAAAAGGCACTTTTAAGCTTTGAAAAAGTTATTCTAATAGCTGGCGGTAAAGATAAAGGAATAGATTTTTCTCCGTTAAAAGACTTGATAAGGAATAAAGTTAAAAAGTTAATAGCAATAGGCGAAACAGCTTTAATGTTCAAATCACTTTTTGAAAATGAAACGGAAATTGAAATAAAACAAAGTTTAGAAGATGCTGTAATTTCTGCGTTTAACAGCTCTCAACATGGAGATGTAATACTTTTTTCTCCAGGATGTTCAAGTTTTGATATGTTTAAAAACTTTGAAGAGAGGGGTAAAATTTTCAAACAGATAGTTGAGGAGATTAAATGA
- a CDS encoding FtsW/RodA/SpoVE family cell cycle protein, whose product MKPETLGKLIFIFAVILTVIGLIFIYTGSYFFCVSRGNSPYYLLMKQIISLFIALIAWYFTYKLFDYKKLKEKRWLWSIYGATLFILIFVLIFGVEVNGARSWIRIGGFSLQPAEFAKVFIILFVAGYLERKWYEIENSYEVFIGFMILVFIPIFLILLEKDLGSAMIVFISVFAMIFITGFRLSYILIPFAIGSAMFFLAVITAPYRIARIKMLFNPLAYFKAPGKSDSYQLVQALVSFAKGGLTGVGIGQGQQKLAFLPLAFSDFIYAHIGEEGGFIVASFILILFFAILFTGLQIADRTDDKMGKFLSLGLTLYIFLEGMVHIGVNIGLVPTTGITLPFVSQGGSSLIAMYIAVGLLMSIAKNLPEKTRINFKEVQRGRYG is encoded by the coding sequence ATGAAACCTGAAACACTTGGAAAATTGATATTTATATTTGCTGTTATTTTAACGGTTATAGGATTGATTTTCATTTATACCGGAAGTTATTTCTTCTGCGTATCACGTGGAAACTCACCCTATTACCTTTTAATGAAGCAAATTATCTCTCTTTTTATAGCTCTAATAGCATGGTACTTCACATATAAACTGTTTGATTACAAAAAGCTTAAAGAAAAGCGATGGCTGTGGTCTATATATGGAGCAACTTTATTTATACTCATATTTGTTCTTATATTCGGCGTTGAAGTAAACGGAGCAAGAAGCTGGATTAGAATAGGTGGATTCTCTCTTCAACCTGCAGAGTTTGCTAAAGTGTTTATAATTTTGTTTGTTGCCGGTTATCTTGAAAGAAAGTGGTATGAAATAGAGAACAGTTATGAGGTTTTCATCGGCTTCATGATTCTTGTTTTCATTCCTATATTTTTAATCCTTTTAGAAAAAGACCTTGGCTCAGCAATGATAGTTTTTATTTCAGTTTTTGCAATGATATTTATCACCGGATTTCGGTTAAGCTACATTTTAATCCCTTTTGCAATAGGAAGTGCCATGTTTTTCCTTGCAGTTATAACAGCCCCTTACAGAATTGCCAGAATAAAGATGCTCTTTAATCCACTGGCATACTTTAAAGCACCGGGGAAAAGCGACAGCTATCAGCTTGTTCAGGCTCTTGTCTCATTTGCAAAAGGTGGTTTAACAGGTGTTGGGATAGGTCAGGGACAGCAGAAATTGGCATTTCTACCACTTGCATTTAGTGATTTTATATACGCCCATATAGGTGAAGAGGGAGGCTTTATAGTGGCCAGTTTTATACTTATCCTCTTTTTTGCAATTCTATTTACAGGTCTCCAGATAGCTGACAGAACTGACGATAAAATGGGTAAATTCCTCTCTTTAGGTTTAACCCTTTATATCTTCCTTGAAGGAATGGTTCATATAGGCGTAAATATTGGCCTTGTTCCCACCACAGGAATAACCCTTCCTTTCGTAAGTCAGGGTGGAAGTTCCCTTATTGCAATGTATATAGCCGTAGGACTTTTAATGAGTATTGCCAAGAATTTACCGGAAAAAACAAGAATAAACTTTAAAGAAGTTCAAAGAGGACGGTACGGATGA
- the murG gene encoding undecaprenyldiphospho-muramoylpentapeptide beta-N-acetylglucosaminyltransferase, which produces MRIIVAGGGTGGHFFPAVATIEKLMENGHDVLYIGTENGIEFQKQSRIPCKKMFLPISGVRGKGFAGSLKGAASLFLAIRKMKKIANNYKPDRILLFGGYVSFPAGVVGKIKKIPVIIHEQNSIPGKTNKILNKIGNKTLIANSFCFKYFPKGILTGNPLRKEIIECNISKKEAREKLGIDIEKFTILIFGGSQGALFINQLMEKTVPLLKDKEDIQILHITGKEKEGRLKEVYNSLNISAKVISFTDTPWLFYKSADIAISRSGALAVSELCFFGIPTVFIPYPFAADDHQYFNVKLIEEKEGCFLYRQKNLTPEKLAFLIKKLYTNESLREQFSKVMKSFSIPDATLRVVRETENAGD; this is translated from the coding sequence ATGAGAATAATTGTGGCAGGAGGAGGAACAGGAGGACACTTCTTTCCTGCAGTTGCAACAATAGAAAAGCTTATGGAAAATGGGCACGATGTTTTATACATCGGAACAGAAAACGGTATAGAATTTCAAAAGCAAAGCCGGATACCGTGTAAAAAAATGTTTCTACCCATATCTGGAGTCAGGGGTAAAGGATTTGCAGGTAGTTTAAAGGGAGCCGCCTCTCTATTTTTAGCTATAAGGAAAATGAAAAAGATAGCTAATAATTATAAACCTGACAGAATTCTACTCTTTGGCGGATATGTATCCTTCCCAGCAGGAGTTGTGGGAAAAATAAAGAAAATCCCTGTTATTATTCATGAACAAAATTCAATACCTGGAAAAACGAACAAAATTTTAAACAAAATAGGAAACAAAACTTTAATAGCTAATAGTTTCTGTTTTAAATATTTTCCCAAGGGCATCTTAACAGGAAATCCTTTAAGAAAGGAAATTATAGAATGTAATATTTCTAAAAAAGAAGCAAGAGAAAAACTTGGTATTGACATAGAAAAATTCACAATTCTTATTTTTGGTGGAAGTCAGGGAGCTCTTTTCATAAATCAGTTGATGGAAAAAACCGTACCCTTACTGAAAGACAAAGAAGATATACAGATATTACACATAACAGGGAAAGAAAAAGAGGGAAGGTTAAAAGAAGTTTACAACAGCCTAAATATATCAGCAAAAGTTATTTCATTTACTGATACCCCATGGCTCTTCTATAAAAGTGCAGACATAGCAATATCAAGAAGTGGTGCACTGGCAGTATCTGAACTATGCTTTTTTGGTATTCCCACCGTTTTTATTCCTTATCCTTTTGCAGCGGATGACCATCAATATTTTAATGTAAAGCTTATTGAAGAAAAAGAAGGTTGTTTCCTTTATAGACAGAAAAATTTAACCCCTGAAAAACTTGCATTTCTTATAAAAAAACTTTACACTAACGAATCTCTAAGAGAACAGTTTTCAAAAGTTATGAAATCTTTTTCAATTCCAGATGCAACTTTGAGAGTTGTAAGAGAGACAGAAAATGCAGGAGATTGA
- the scpB gene encoding SMC-Scp complex subunit ScpB: protein MQEIEKIVEAVIFVSEEPVTAEEIAKKLEIEIEEVKLALEKVKQNFANRGIILEEVAEGYKFYTNPEIANFVKRFVEDKPIKLSRHLLEVLAIVAYKQPVSKREIETIRGKTSDGAIKSLLEKRLIEVVGRKKGPGRAKLYGTTKEFLIHFGLKSLKELPSFDLEEIIEEGMD, encoded by the coding sequence ATGCAGGAGATTGAAAAGATAGTTGAAGCAGTAATATTTGTATCTGAAGAACCTGTTACAGCAGAAGAGATAGCCAAAAAACTTGAAATTGAAATAGAAGAAGTAAAACTGGCATTAGAAAAAGTTAAACAAAACTTTGCAAATAGAGGTATAATTTTAGAAGAGGTTGCTGAAGGCTATAAGTTTTACACAAATCCGGAAATTGCAAATTTTGTGAAAAGATTTGTTGAGGATAAACCAATAAAGCTTTCCAGGCACCTGCTTGAAGTTCTTGCAATTGTAGCATACAAACAGCCTGTATCAAAAAGAGAAATAGAAACTATCAGAGGAAAAACATCAGACGGGGCGATAAAAAGTCTCCTTGAAAAAAGGCTTATAGAAGTTGTCGGAAGGAAAAAGGGACCTGGAAGAGCAAAACTTTACGGCACAACAAAGGAATTTTTAATCCATTTCGGCCTTAAAAGCCTGAAGGAGCTTCCTTCGTTTGACCTGGAGGAGATTATTGAAGAAGGAATGGATTGA
- a CDS encoding AAA family ATPase yields the protein MKKEWIEEGIDILYEDEEIAEIIEKQFPDFEKKLTQFFKNLPSTLSEETFFEIIEQIRELLISGKFPKVKDILEGKMGVITVTFDYGSKGLEFANELAKLTGYDVLYKEILIQTAKRLNLPTEKLEEFDDFNYLAAKLSLADFLQFSRKFLDFSILKGEEEEREVTFEEFKEMLVKVVMNMAFSNNVILVGHGACAILAEYPNTVHFKIEAPMDYRAKLCAEKLGISIDEAIERIKQLDEREQRFYKDIADADITKIDLFHMKFNSAKVSPPTAAKVAYELVKRVIED from the coding sequence TTGAAGAAGGAATGGATTGAAGAGGGAATAGACATTCTTTACGAAGATGAAGAGATAGCAGAAATAATAGAGAAGCAGTTCCCTGACTTTGAAAAAAAACTAACACAATTTTTCAAAAATTTACCTTCAACCTTGAGTGAAGAAACCTTTTTTGAGATAATAGAGCAAATTAGAGAATTACTAATAAGTGGAAAATTTCCAAAAGTTAAAGATATTCTGGAGGGAAAGATGGGAGTTATTACAGTAACCTTTGATTATGGTTCAAAAGGGCTTGAGTTTGCAAATGAGCTTGCAAAATTGACCGGATATGACGTCCTTTACAAGGAAATTCTTATCCAGACCGCAAAAAGGCTTAATCTTCCAACAGAAAAACTTGAAGAGTTTGATGATTTTAACTATCTTGCTGCAAAATTATCTCTTGCTGATTTTCTTCAGTTCAGCAGAAAGTTTCTTGATTTCTCTATTTTGAAAGGAGAAGAGGAAGAAAGAGAGGTGACATTTGAAGAGTTTAAAGAGATGCTTGTTAAAGTTGTTATGAATATGGCTTTTTCAAACAATGTTATTCTTGTAGGACATGGAGCCTGCGCAATTTTAGCAGAATATCCAAACACAGTTCACTTTAAAATAGAAGCACCTATGGATTACAGAGCAAAGCTTTGCGCAGAAAAACTTGGAATTTCAATAGATGAAGCCATTGAAAGAATCAAACAGCTTGATGAAAGGGAACAAAGATTCTACAAAGATATTGCTGATGCTGATATAACAAAAATAGACCTTTTCCATATGAAGTTTAACTCTGCAAAAGTAAGTCCACCAACAGCTGCAAAAGTTGCCTATGAACTTGTAAAGAGAGTAATTGAAGATTAA